The following coding sequences lie in one Microbacterium sp. XT11 genomic window:
- a CDS encoding PP2C family protein-serine/threonine phosphatase: protein MVFEGSSAAISHTGKVRSNNQDSGYSGANLFVVADGMGGHAGGDVASSIAIQRMEPLDQAYASTDDAQASLQAAATTAANDLIRAAKDRPELAGLGTTLSAIIMVDDYAVIGHIGDSRIYLYRDDVLTQITTDHTFVQRLVDSGRITPEEARYHPRRSVLMRVLSDMDADPELDMFVMHTQPGDRWLLCSDGLSGVVDEAHILKAMRLGMAPGRTADNLLKQALDGGAPDNVTIVLVEVGGQHAISSGTPTIVGSASNPLNMPIPAARSTLSNWLHPVRQAANEPTHFEPAPEYLEELIEEDRRRAKRRRLGWIAGVLVVLVMLGLATFAAYSWTQTRYFIGADEDSVVIFQGVQQNIGPIVLSTPVRDTDILLADLPPYQRASVERTITARSLADAEAIVVRLKAGAEANIIQESPLPTPLPTPTEDAG, encoded by the coding sequence ATGGTCTTCGAGGGTTCGAGCGCCGCGATCTCCCACACCGGGAAGGTCCGCTCCAACAACCAGGATTCCGGGTACTCGGGGGCCAACCTCTTCGTCGTCGCCGACGGCATGGGCGGCCACGCCGGAGGCGACGTGGCCTCGAGCATCGCGATCCAGCGCATGGAGCCGCTCGACCAGGCCTACGCATCGACCGACGACGCCCAGGCGTCGCTGCAGGCTGCCGCGACGACGGCGGCGAACGACCTGATCCGCGCCGCGAAGGACCGTCCGGAGCTGGCAGGGCTCGGCACCACCCTCAGCGCGATCATCATGGTCGACGACTACGCGGTCATCGGCCACATCGGCGACTCGCGCATCTACCTCTACCGCGACGACGTGCTCACCCAGATCACGACCGACCACACGTTCGTGCAGCGACTGGTCGACTCCGGTCGCATCACGCCGGAAGAGGCCAGATACCATCCACGGCGCTCCGTGCTCATGCGGGTGCTCAGCGACATGGATGCCGACCCCGAGCTCGACATGTTCGTCATGCACACGCAGCCGGGCGACCGCTGGCTGCTGTGCTCCGACGGTCTCTCGGGCGTCGTCGACGAGGCGCACATCCTCAAGGCCATGCGCCTGGGCATGGCGCCCGGTCGCACGGCCGACAACCTGCTCAAGCAGGCGCTCGACGGCGGCGCACCCGACAACGTCACCATCGTCCTCGTCGAGGTCGGCGGACAGCACGCCATCTCGTCGGGAACACCGACCATCGTCGGCTCGGCGTCGAACCCGCTCAACATGCCGATCCCGGCGGCACGGTCGACGCTGAGCAACTGGCTTCACCCCGTGCGCCAGGCGGCGAACGAGCCCACGCACTTCGAGCCGGCCCCCGAGTACCTCGAGGAGCTCATCGAGGAGGACCGGCGGCGGGCGAAGCGCCGCCGGCTCGGCTGGATCGCCGGCGTTCTCGTCGTGCTCGTCATGCTCGGCCTGGCGACGTTCGCGGCCTACAGCTGGACACAGACGCGCTACTTCATCGGCGCCGATGAGGACAGCGTGGTGATCTTCCAGGGAGTGCAGCAGAACATCGGCCCGATCGTGCTCTCCACGCCGGTCCGCGACACCGACATCCTCCTCGCCGACCTGCCGCCGTACCAGAGGGCGTCTGTCGAACGCACCATCACGGCGCGGTCGCTGGCGGATGCCGAGGCGATCGTGGTGCGCCTCAAGGCGGGAGCCGAGGCGAACATCATCCAGGAGTCCCCGCTGCCCACTCCCCTGCCGACACCGACGGAGGACGCAGGATGA
- a CDS encoding FHA domain-containing protein FhaB/FipA translates to MPELTLLLLRIGFLVLLWFFVFAVVYSLRSDLFGVKVRKLPAEQAAAAASAPAPAAAPRPASAKPASTGPATIATAKKLVITSGPKAGLELPLGTDVLTIGRSSESSLVIRDDYTSSHHARLLLRGDTWAIQDLDSTNGTFVGGKRVTGGPVGLSLGTPIKVGATTFELRA, encoded by the coding sequence ATGCCTGAACTCACCCTGCTGCTGCTGCGCATCGGGTTCCTGGTGCTGCTGTGGTTCTTCGTGTTCGCCGTGGTGTATTCGCTGCGCTCCGACCTCTTCGGCGTCAAGGTGCGCAAGCTCCCTGCCGAGCAGGCAGCGGCTGCGGCATCGGCCCCGGCCCCGGCGGCCGCGCCCCGCCCGGCTTCCGCCAAGCCCGCGTCCACGGGGCCCGCCACGATCGCCACCGCGAAGAAGCTCGTGATCACCTCAGGACCCAAGGCCGGCCTCGAGCTGCCGCTCGGGACCGACGTGCTCACGATCGGCCGATCGAGCGAGTCGTCGCTCGTCATCCGCGACGACTACACCTCCAGCCATCACGCGCGTCTGCTGCTCCGCGGCGACACCTGGGCCATCCAGGACCTCGACTCGACCAACGGCACCTTCGTCGGCGGCAAGCGCGTCACCGGCGGTCCCGTCGGCCTGTCCCTCGGCACACCGATCAAGGTGGGCGCCACGACCTTCGAGCTGCGAGCCTGA
- a CDS encoding FhaA domain-containing protein, whose translation MGLLDSFEKGLERAVNSAFAKTFRSGIQPVEIASALRREADTKAAVVSRDRIIAPNSYLVRLSPDDAERMRGLGGTLIDELHALLSKHGRAQGYSFAGPLSIALEADDKVATGTVHVTTTTVEGRVDWQAVVEVDGRRHPITRARTVIGRGSDADITIADAGSSRKHVEILWDGERAMMRDLGSTNGTKVNGAKVREAALPSDTTLTIGRTDIVFRIVPVTTRARPARPRDDDATRAFGAI comes from the coding sequence GTGGGACTACTTGACAGCTTTGAGAAGGGTCTCGAGCGCGCGGTCAACAGCGCGTTCGCGAAGACCTTCCGCAGCGGCATCCAGCCCGTCGAGATCGCCTCCGCCCTGCGGCGCGAGGCCGACACGAAGGCGGCTGTGGTCAGCCGCGACCGCATCATCGCGCCCAACAGCTACCTGGTGCGCCTCAGCCCCGACGACGCCGAGCGCATGCGCGGGCTCGGCGGCACCCTCATCGACGAACTGCACGCCCTGCTGAGCAAGCACGGCCGCGCGCAGGGGTACAGCTTCGCGGGTCCTCTGTCGATCGCCCTCGAGGCCGACGACAAGGTCGCGACGGGTACGGTGCACGTCACGACGACCACCGTCGAAGGGCGGGTCGATTGGCAGGCCGTCGTCGAGGTCGATGGACGCCGCCACCCGATCACCCGCGCGCGAACGGTCATCGGTCGCGGTTCGGATGCCGACATCACGATCGCGGATGCCGGTTCGAGCCGCAAGCACGTCGAGATCCTGTGGGACGGCGAGCGCGCCATGATGCGCGACCTCGGCTCCACCAACGGCACGAAGGTCAACGGCGCCAAGGTGCGCGAGGCGGCGCTTCCGAGCGACACGACCCTCACGATCGGCCGCACCGACATCGTGTTCCGCATCGTGCCCGTCACCACCCGTGCCCGCCCGGCGCGGCCGCGCGACGACGACGCCACCCGCGCTTTCGGAGCGATCTGA
- a CDS encoding quinone oxidoreductase family protein yields MRAAVFTGPDASPVCADVPEPTVPPGVEPMRLVGAGLHNVVRGLATGQHYGSGQMSYPLIPGIDAVARTDDGRLVYTGYARPPFGTMAEQLFAPLQAEVPAGADPLEIAAGMNPSLSGWMVLTARRKEIGALGTVIVLGATGMSGSLAVQGAWALGAERVVAAGRDPEALERLRETGATTVSLAHDGRDDLESALADALSDSSPSLVLDYLWGHVAEATFAVLGRRGEGTEADTSYVQIGTLAGHHASLPADLLRSRRIRISGSGAGSVAHEEMLAEAPAVMARFADGSLHLPYTAFPLSRIDEAWAHTGRSHAVVVPD; encoded by the coding sequence ATGCGTGCTGCAGTCTTCACCGGCCCCGATGCCTCCCCGGTCTGTGCCGACGTCCCCGAGCCGACGGTGCCACCCGGCGTCGAGCCGATGCGCCTCGTCGGAGCCGGCCTGCACAACGTCGTCCGCGGACTCGCGACCGGCCAGCACTACGGCAGCGGTCAGATGAGCTATCCGCTGATCCCCGGAATCGACGCGGTCGCCCGCACGGACGACGGGCGGCTGGTCTACACCGGCTACGCACGTCCACCCTTCGGGACGATGGCCGAGCAGTTGTTCGCACCATTACAGGCGGAGGTCCCCGCAGGCGCTGACCCGCTCGAGATCGCGGCGGGGATGAACCCCAGCCTGTCCGGCTGGATGGTGCTCACTGCGCGACGCAAGGAGATCGGCGCGCTGGGCACCGTGATCGTGCTCGGCGCTACCGGCATGTCGGGCAGCCTCGCCGTGCAAGGAGCGTGGGCACTCGGAGCAGAGCGCGTGGTCGCTGCCGGACGCGATCCGGAGGCGTTGGAGCGGCTGCGCGAGACGGGAGCGACCACCGTGTCACTGGCGCACGACGGTCGAGACGATCTGGAGAGCGCGCTGGCCGACGCACTGTCGGACTCGTCGCCCAGCCTCGTGCTGGACTACCTGTGGGGGCACGTCGCCGAGGCCACCTTCGCCGTGCTCGGTCGTCGCGGCGAGGGCACCGAGGCGGACACCTCCTATGTGCAGATCGGCACGCTCGCCGGGCACCATGCATCCCTTCCGGCAGACCTGCTCCGCAGCCGCCGGATACGGATCAGCGGCAGCGGCGCCGGGTCCGTGGCCCACGAGGAGATGCTCGCCGAAGCGCCCGCCGTCATGGCGAGATTCGCCGACGGGTCGCTGCACCTGCCCTACACCGCGTTCCCGCTGAGCCGCATCGATGAGGCGTGGGCGCACACCGGCCGCAGCCACGCCGTCGTCGTGCCGGACTGA
- a CDS encoding TetR/AcrR family transcriptional regulator C-terminal domain-containing protein yields the protein MTKGITRERIVTAALELLDDQGMDDLTVRALASRLGVRPPALYWHVRNKQELLDEMATEVMRRVAVAFAAMPPGEGWRDDLAAYARVLRAEYLPHRDGARIFSGTRITDPDVVRAKEPLFERWVAQGWNPADADDAVDIITAFVVGFVIEEQARSQSAATDPSRYSVEQRDDWLGEGVPLVKQAGHLHDDGDQRFERHLGMVLDGIAARLSS from the coding sequence ATGACCAAAGGCATCACGCGGGAGCGGATCGTCACGGCGGCGCTGGAACTCCTGGACGATCAGGGCATGGATGACCTCACCGTCCGCGCGCTCGCCTCCCGGTTGGGGGTGCGTCCACCCGCCCTCTACTGGCACGTGCGCAACAAGCAGGAGCTGCTCGACGAGATGGCGACCGAGGTGATGCGGCGCGTGGCGGTCGCGTTCGCCGCGATGCCTCCGGGCGAGGGCTGGCGTGACGACCTCGCGGCCTACGCGCGCGTCCTGCGCGCCGAGTACCTGCCGCACCGCGATGGGGCGCGCATCTTCAGCGGCACGCGGATCACCGACCCGGACGTGGTCCGCGCGAAGGAGCCCCTCTTCGAACGTTGGGTCGCGCAGGGATGGAACCCCGCCGACGCAGACGACGCGGTCGACATCATCACGGCGTTCGTGGTCGGATTCGTCATCGAAGAACAGGCGCGAAGCCAGTCGGCCGCCACCGATCCATCGCGGTACTCCGTGGAACAGCGCGATGACTGGCTGGGCGAGGGGGTGCCGCTCGTCAAACAGGCCGGCCATCTCCACGATGATGGCGATCAGCGATTCGAACGACACCTCGGCATGGTCCTCGACGGGATCGCCGCGCGGCTGAGTTCGTGA
- a CDS encoding class I SAM-dependent methyltransferase has protein sequence MSERFDAEHWEDHWVQASSRAPLPAHPALAAELSTLTPGSALDAGSGEGAEAVWLARHGWAVTAVDISATAVARAVAAADASGVDWVQADLTRWEPDRQYDLVTTFYAHPTMGQDAFYHRISRWVAPGGTLLIVGHDHHAPGHHGAPAHPEGSVTAPERIRGVLDPPLWTIRTAGVRERDAGVHGGHRMVLRDVVVRAERTAPSA, from the coding sequence ATGAGCGAACGATTCGACGCGGAGCACTGGGAGGACCACTGGGTTCAGGCGTCGTCCCGAGCACCGCTGCCCGCCCACCCCGCGCTCGCCGCGGAGCTCTCCACGCTGACCCCCGGCTCGGCGCTGGACGCGGGCAGCGGCGAAGGGGCCGAGGCGGTCTGGCTCGCGCGGCACGGCTGGGCGGTCACGGCCGTCGACATCTCGGCGACCGCGGTGGCTCGCGCGGTTGCCGCTGCCGATGCCTCGGGCGTCGACTGGGTCCAGGCAGACCTCACCCGCTGGGAGCCAGACCGTCAGTACGACCTGGTGACCACGTTCTACGCGCATCCGACGATGGGCCAGGACGCGTTCTACCACCGCATCTCGCGATGGGTCGCTCCCGGCGGCACACTGCTGATCGTCGGACACGATCACCACGCGCCGGGCCACCACGGTGCCCCTGCGCATCCGGAGGGATCGGTCACAGCCCCCGAGCGCATCCGCGGGGTCCTCGATCCGCCTCTCTGGACGATCCGCACGGCCGGGGTGCGCGAGCGAGACGCCGGGGTGCACGGCGGTCACCGCATGGTGCTCCGCGACGTCGTGGTTCGTGCGGAACGAACCGCGCCCAGCGCCTGA
- a CDS encoding PepSY-associated TM helix domain-containing protein — protein sequence MLRLHFYAGILVGPFILITALSGALYALTPQLEQAVYAHELHAPKSDTTLTLAAQIEAADAYLGDDAALFAVRPAPENGDTTRIMYAEDGLGSSESRAAFIDPGTGEIRGDLVVYGTSGSTPLRTWISNLHRSLHLGDPGRVYSELAASWLGIVAVAGLALWVIRIRRARAKKDYLRPNRAHKGYRRLFGWHTSVGIWMLLGALFLSVTGITWSQYAGTNVSTLRAALDWGTPSVNTALDGRAAGADEHAHHHGAESAPTGAANPATFDANLAIAQRENTGQVEIRPPTEPGTAWTVREIKTSFPTEGDSLAIDGTTMQVVDRIDFADMSLPAKLASWGVNLHMGVMFGLANQIILFIIAIALAGMVVLGYLMWWKRRPLRDTSRVVGRAPAPVLREAPWWGIAAVAAASVLVGLWLPLVGWTLLGFVVVDIVLRRRRTPRTRRTPHDPVPSRGEPACPPPEPRQAQALGAVRSARTTTSRSTMR from the coding sequence CTGCTCCGACTGCACTTCTACGCCGGCATCCTCGTCGGCCCGTTCATCCTCATCACCGCGCTCAGCGGTGCGCTGTACGCGCTCACCCCGCAACTCGAACAGGCCGTCTACGCCCATGAGCTTCACGCACCGAAGAGCGACACCACCCTGACTCTCGCCGCGCAGATCGAGGCGGCCGACGCCTACTTGGGCGACGATGCCGCCCTGTTCGCCGTCCGCCCGGCACCTGAGAACGGCGACACCACGCGCATCATGTACGCCGAGGACGGTCTGGGATCCAGCGAGTCCCGCGCCGCGTTCATCGATCCGGGCACAGGAGAGATCCGCGGCGACCTCGTCGTCTACGGCACCAGCGGCTCCACACCACTGCGCACGTGGATCAGCAATCTGCACCGCAGCCTCCACCTCGGCGACCCCGGACGCGTCTACAGCGAGCTTGCGGCATCCTGGCTCGGAATCGTCGCCGTCGCTGGCCTCGCGCTGTGGGTCATCCGCATCCGCAGAGCCAGGGCGAAGAAGGACTACCTCCGCCCTAACCGCGCGCACAAGGGCTATCGTCGACTGTTCGGATGGCACACCTCGGTCGGCATCTGGATGCTGCTCGGCGCCCTGTTCCTCTCCGTCACCGGCATCACCTGGTCCCAGTACGCCGGAACCAACGTCAGCACCCTCCGCGCTGCCCTCGACTGGGGCACACCATCGGTGAACACCGCCCTCGACGGACGGGCCGCGGGTGCCGACGAACACGCCCACCACCACGGAGCGGAGAGCGCCCCAACCGGGGCCGCGAACCCGGCGACCTTCGACGCGAACCTCGCCATCGCACAGCGCGAGAACACCGGCCAGGTCGAGATCAGGCCGCCCACCGAACCCGGCACCGCATGGACGGTCCGCGAGATCAAGACCAGCTTCCCCACCGAAGGCGACTCCCTCGCCATCGACGGCACCACCATGCAGGTCGTCGACCGCATCGACTTCGCCGACATGTCGTTGCCGGCGAAGCTCGCCAGCTGGGGCGTCAACCTCCATATGGGAGTCATGTTCGGCCTCGCCAACCAGATCATCCTCTTCATCATCGCCATCGCACTTGCCGGCATGGTCGTCCTCGGCTACCTCATGTGGTGGAAACGACGCCCCCTCAGAGACACGAGCCGCGTGGTCGGCCGGGCACCCGCTCCCGTGCTCCGAGAAGCACCGTGGTGGGGAATCGCCGCGGTCGCGGCGGCTTCGGTGCTCGTAGGGCTCTGGCTGCCGCTCGTCGGCTGGACGCTTCTCGGCTTCGTCGTGGTGGACATCGTGCTTCGTCGGCGGAGAACACCCCGTACCCGTCGTACACCCCACGACCCAGTGCCGTCGCGTGGCGAGCCCGCTTGCCCCCCACCCGAGCCGCGGCAGGCTCAGGCGCTGGGCGCGGTTCGTTCCGCACGAACCACGACGTCGCGGAGCACCATGCGGTGA
- a CDS encoding Dyp-type peroxidase yields the protein MPAPAEGAHSRRIGSTRRQFLLGGAVAGAGAVAAVGVDLALNRPGSEPQVAATPMNGEETVPFFGVHQAGIDTAAQAHGVFVALDLHDDVDRDALTRLMRILTDDAARLTQGEPALADSEPELALSPARLTVTFGFGPGLVTRANGAAPSWLAPLPAFRVDRLRPEFSAGDLLLQIAGDDPLTVAHATRMLLKDARGFANIRWTQQGFRRAYGTERPGTTMRNLFGQVDGTTNPQPGTTDFDRVVWTDTDGWLAGGTGVVVRRIRMDLDKWDRLDRSGREASVGRTLANGAPLTGTDEFDEPDFEAKTAIGFPVIPQFAHIRRARGDGAERIFRRAYNYDERPAGAEVSESGLIFVSFQADIDRQFIPMQHRLDELDLLNEWTTPIGSAVFAVPPGCRDGGFIGDTLLT from the coding sequence ATGCCCGCGCCCGCTGAGGGCGCCCACTCCCGTCGCATCGGATCGACTCGGCGGCAGTTCCTCCTCGGAGGGGCTGTCGCCGGGGCCGGCGCGGTCGCGGCGGTCGGAGTGGACCTCGCCCTGAACCGCCCCGGCAGCGAGCCGCAGGTCGCGGCGACGCCGATGAACGGCGAGGAGACCGTGCCATTCTTCGGCGTGCACCAGGCCGGCATCGATACCGCTGCTCAGGCGCACGGCGTCTTCGTCGCCCTCGACCTGCATGACGACGTGGACCGCGACGCGCTCACCCGACTGATGCGCATCCTCACCGACGATGCCGCCCGCCTCACGCAGGGAGAGCCTGCGCTCGCAGATTCCGAACCCGAGCTCGCGCTTTCGCCCGCGCGACTCACGGTGACGTTCGGCTTCGGGCCAGGCCTGGTCACGCGAGCGAACGGGGCGGCGCCGAGCTGGCTCGCGCCGCTGCCCGCGTTCCGCGTGGACAGGCTGCGACCCGAGTTCTCCGCCGGAGACCTGCTGTTGCAGATCGCCGGGGACGATCCGCTCACGGTCGCTCATGCGACACGGATGCTGCTGAAGGATGCCCGCGGCTTCGCCAACATCCGCTGGACTCAGCAGGGCTTCCGCCGCGCCTACGGCACAGAACGTCCCGGCACGACCATGCGCAACCTGTTCGGCCAGGTCGACGGCACGACGAATCCACAACCGGGCACCACGGACTTCGACCGGGTCGTCTGGACTGACACCGACGGCTGGCTCGCCGGCGGCACCGGCGTGGTCGTCCGCCGCATCCGCATGGACCTCGACAAGTGGGACCGCCTCGACCGCAGCGGCCGCGAGGCATCCGTCGGCCGGACACTCGCCAACGGGGCCCCGCTCACCGGCACCGACGAGTTCGACGAGCCGGACTTCGAGGCCAAGACCGCCATCGGATTCCCCGTGATCCCGCAGTTCGCTCACATCCGGCGCGCACGCGGAGATGGCGCGGAGCGTATCTTCCGCCGCGCCTACAACTACGACGAACGCCCCGCCGGCGCTGAGGTCTCCGAGTCCGGCCTCATCTTCGTCTCGTTCCAAGCCGACATCGACCGCCAGTTCATTCCCATGCAGCATCGGCTGGACGAGCTCGACCTGCTCAACGAGTGGACCACACCCATCGGCTCGGCCGTCTTCGCGGTCCCGCCGGGATGCCGCGACGGCGGATTCATCGGCGACACCCTCCTCACCTGA
- a CDS encoding copper chaperone PCu(A)C, which produces MKTTSTTTAPLSRLLAVTAVSLLTLTGCATEAAPAVTERAPAGDTVTIEDAWVKSADEGMSAAFGMLVNSGDVDVTVVSVSSDASSMLELHETVENEAGEMVMREIEGGFVIPAGGELLLEPGANHIMLMDLTAPLHAGDEAAFTLTFSDDTTYEFTAPVKDYSGANENYEEGDDHEGMDH; this is translated from the coding sequence ATGAAAACCACCAGTACCACCACGGCCCCGCTGTCACGTCTGCTCGCGGTCACCGCGGTCTCGCTGCTCACGCTGACCGGCTGCGCGACGGAGGCCGCTCCTGCCGTCACCGAGAGGGCACCCGCTGGCGACACCGTCACCATCGAAGACGCCTGGGTCAAGTCTGCGGATGAGGGCATGTCCGCCGCGTTCGGCATGCTCGTCAACAGCGGAGACGTCGACGTGACCGTCGTGTCGGTCTCATCCGACGCGTCGAGCATGCTCGAGCTCCACGAGACCGTCGAGAACGAGGCCGGCGAGATGGTCATGCGCGAGATCGAAGGGGGCTTCGTCATCCCTGCAGGCGGTGAGCTCCTCCTCGAGCCGGGCGCGAACCACATCATGCTCATGGATCTCACCGCTCCGCTGCATGCGGGCGACGAGGCCGCGTTCACGCTCACGTTCTCGGACGACACGACCTACGAGTTCACCGCACCGGTGAAGGACTACTCGGGCGCGAACGAGAACTACGAAGAGGGCGACGATCACGAGGGCATGGATCACTGA
- a CDS encoding copper resistance CopC family protein: protein MSPFRRYAAGLMLAAIAVIATAAPASAHDQLIVSTPSDGEQLAAAPSSVSLTFSGDLLVLDEASTGAVVLVVDASGTDWVTGAVTVSGSEVTAELAPDMPVGGYQVRWQVVSEDGHPVSGVIPFAVGDSAPMVAPSRTDTGGAPSADSPTVATDQIADESSGALRMLLVGGIGAAVAVLLLVIVRIVLRPRTAAATPETGDSAAQL from the coding sequence ATGTCCCCTTTCCGCAGGTATGCGGCGGGGCTGATGCTGGCTGCCATCGCGGTGATCGCGACGGCAGCACCGGCATCCGCCCATGACCAACTGATCGTGAGCACTCCGTCAGACGGCGAGCAGCTCGCCGCCGCTCCGTCGAGCGTCTCGTTGACCTTCTCGGGCGACCTCCTCGTGCTCGACGAGGCGTCGACCGGCGCTGTGGTGCTCGTGGTCGACGCCTCGGGCACCGACTGGGTCACCGGTGCGGTGACGGTGTCGGGCAGCGAGGTGACGGCCGAGCTGGCACCGGACATGCCCGTCGGGGGCTATCAGGTGCGATGGCAGGTCGTGTCGGAGGACGGGCACCCCGTCTCGGGAGTGATCCCGTTCGCCGTCGGCGACTCCGCGCCGATGGTGGCACCGTCGCGCACGGATACGGGAGGAGCACCGTCGGCCGACTCGCCGACAGTCGCGACAGATCAGATCGCAGATGAGTCGAGCGGCGCCCTCCGGATGCTGCTCGTCGGCGGGATCGGAGCAGCGGTCGCCGTTCTGCTTCTCGTCATCGTTCGAATCGTTCTCCGTCCCCGGACGGCGGCCGCGACGCCAGAGACCGGCGATTCCGCGGCACAACTCTGA
- a CDS encoding FGGY-family carbohydrate kinase, translating into MTTVLAIDQGTSGTKAVVVDHGGQVLALSEVSIRPTYLPGGGVEHDPEALLESVLRAGRVAVNQAKVDIDVVTIANQGETVLAWDPETGDPLSNMIVWQDRRAESICDELRDRADDIAARTGLVLDPYFSAPKQAWVRRNVTRDGVVTTSDSWLLHRLTGEFVTDASTASRSLVMDLDRVEWDGELLELFGLGDERMPAILACDDIAGTTTAFGGTASVGGLVVDQQAALVAQACLQPGEAKCTFGTGAFLLANTGRTAVRSTASLSSSVAWQQGGHSTYCLDGQVYTAASAVQWLEKLTFIDTAADMDRVAADDAQGVLCVPALAGLAAPWWRPDATATFTGMTLSTGSEHLVRAVLEGIAAQVAELARAMAADLGQPLQRLRVDGGLTQSRVLMQAVADLMRIPVDVYPSQHATPLGAAALARCAMNPGLALEDAIVPWSPSHTYEPQWSDARAEEFSARWRAAADALA; encoded by the coding sequence ATGACCACCGTTCTGGCGATCGACCAAGGCACGTCTGGCACCAAAGCCGTCGTCGTCGACCACGGGGGTCAGGTTCTCGCGCTCAGCGAGGTGTCCATCCGCCCCACCTATCTCCCCGGCGGCGGCGTCGAGCACGACCCTGAGGCGCTGCTGGAGTCGGTGCTGCGCGCCGGACGCGTCGCCGTCAACCAGGCCAAGGTCGACATCGACGTCGTGACGATCGCGAACCAGGGCGAGACCGTGCTCGCGTGGGATCCGGAGACGGGCGACCCCCTGTCGAACATGATCGTCTGGCAGGACCGCCGCGCCGAGTCGATCTGCGATGAGCTGCGCGACCGGGCGGACGACATCGCCGCGCGCACCGGGCTCGTGCTCGATCCCTACTTCTCTGCGCCCAAGCAGGCGTGGGTCCGGCGCAACGTCACGCGCGACGGCGTGGTCACCACCTCCGACAGCTGGCTGCTGCACCGCCTCACCGGCGAGTTCGTGACCGACGCGTCGACGGCGAGCCGGTCGCTCGTGATGGACCTCGACCGCGTCGAATGGGACGGCGAGCTGCTCGAGCTGTTCGGCCTCGGCGACGAGCGGATGCCGGCGATCCTCGCGTGCGACGACATAGCCGGCACCACGACAGCCTTCGGCGGCACGGCATCCGTCGGCGGGCTCGTCGTCGACCAGCAGGCCGCGCTCGTCGCCCAGGCGTGCCTGCAGCCGGGCGAGGCGAAATGCACGTTCGGCACCGGAGCGTTCCTCCTGGCCAACACCGGCCGCACCGCTGTGCGGTCGACGGCGAGCCTGTCGTCGTCCGTCGCCTGGCAGCAGGGCGGGCACAGCACCTACTGCCTCGACGGGCAGGTGTACACCGCGGCATCCGCCGTGCAGTGGCTCGAGAAGCTCACCTTCATCGACACCGCCGCCGACATGGACCGCGTCGCGGCTGACGACGCGCAGGGCGTGCTGTGCGTGCCCGCACTCGCGGGCCTGGCGGCGCCGTGGTGGCGGCCGGATGCCACGGCCACGTTCACCGGCATGACGCTGTCGACCGGCAGCGAGCACCTGGTTCGCGCGGTGCTCGAGGGCATCGCCGCGCAGGTGGCGGAGCTGGCCCGTGCGATGGCCGCCGACCTCGGTCAGCCGCTGCAGCGCCTGCGCGTCGACGGAGGACTCACGCAGAGCCGCGTGCTCATGCAGGCGGTCGCCGACCTCATGCGCATCCCGGTCGACGTGTACCCCTCGCAGCACGCCACGCCGCTCGGCGCCGCGGCCCTCGCCCGCTGCGCCATGAACCCCGGCCTCGCCCTGGAAGACGCGATCGTGCCGTGGTCGCCGTCGCACACGTACGAGCCGCAGTGGTCGGATGCTCGGGCCGAGGAGTTCTCGGCTCGCTGGAGGGCCGCGGCAGACGCGCTGGCCTGA